The DNA region GACATGTGCGTCGCTTCAAACGTCAACCATCTGCTGGAAAAGCCGGTCCGCCCCTTTGCCCTTCAACTGGCGGTGCGCGCCATCACCTCAAAATATCTGCGATTCGCCAAAAAACTGCTGGAAGACGAGTGCTATTCGCAGGAGTGCGTCAAAATTATCCAGTAGCCGCGGCCTCTCATGGCGGGGCCGCGCGGTAGAGCACCACGGCGGAGCGCCCGATTTTCTTCAGCCGGTAGCCCTCATTGGCGATCCGAAAACCTTTCCGGGCCTGCTCCCGGGGGATGCTGTGGGCATACACCCTTTGGGGATCGAGTTCGGGCAGCACGGCGTCGATGCGCAGATTGCCCCCCTCATCCAGACCCCGGAAGGTCACGCGGCTGCGGCCGATGGTAACCGGACGGTCCCGGTGCAGCACCCAGACCTCCAACTGCCCAGCTGCGGGGGATCGCGGCGGGGAGACGTCGGTATTGTTTCGAAAAAGCCGCTGCGACATCTGACGGGGGTTTGGTTCAGAAACCCCCAAAAGCGTCGCCAGCCCGTAGAGGCCCGCAAAGGCCAGGATCCCGGCGACCGTAAAGGCGACGAGTTGAAGCCAGGCTGATGATCGCATCTCCCGCATGGCTGCCGGTTCCTCCGCTATACACCTTTCCGATTGAACGTTCCCTGTTGCAACCCGCTGTAGAAACTATAACGGCCTGCCAGAGCGCCGTCAACAGGCGCTCCCGAGGGCTGCCGCCCCTTCATCGTGGTTTACCCTCTGCCGCGGCTTGTGGTATGGTTTGAAAATCCTGCGCCGACGGGGGGCGGCGGCGGGGCCGGAATCGGTTACCGCAGCGCCTCGCCTATCACCACAGTTTTGACCCAGAGGGGGGCTCATGGCCAGAAGATCGCTCTATTGGGCGGACGCCTATGTTGAAAAAAAATTGTCGGCCAAGGAGGCCATCGGCCGGATCCGGCCGGGAACGCGGGTCTTTATCGGTTCCTCCTGCGGTGAACCCCAGCATTTGGTCAAGGCCCTGGCGGAAGCCTCGAACTTTTTCCTGGATATTGAAATCATGCGGCTCCTCACCCTGGAAACCGTGCCGCTTTCCATCATTGCGGACGATTCCAGCGGGCGCAACCTCAACATCCGCTCCTTTTACCTGGGCTCAGCGGCGGCAGCCAATATCAGCGAAAGACGCCGCTTCATCACGCCGCTGAACCTTTCGGCCATCCCGCGGCTTTTCAAGAGCCGGGGCCTGCCCATCCACACGGCCCTGATTCAGGTATCCCCCCCCGACGATTTCGGCTGGATGAGCCTGGGCGTGGCCGTGGATATCACCCTGGCGGCAGCCCAGTCCGCCGATTGGGTGATCGCCCAGGTCAACCCCCGCATGCCGCGGGTTCTCGGTCAAAGCTTCATCCACGTCAACGACGTTGACGTGGTGGTCGAGCACGAGGAGGAACTGCTCACCATCGGTGAGCTCCCCGAACTGGACACCGCCGGCCAAATCGGTCGGCTGGTGGCCAGCCTGATCGAGGACGGCTCCACCATCGACATTTGTTTGGGCGCCACCCCCCACGCGACGCTGATGGCGCTTTCCGAAAAAAACGACCTGGGAATCCACTCCCAGTATCTCACCGACGGCATGATGACCCTGGTTTCCAAAGGCATCATCACCAACCGCCGCAAGGGCTTCAACGACGGGCAGATCGTGGCCAGCAGCGCGGTGGGGACCACCAATTTCTACGAGTTCCTCGACGACAACCCGTCCATCAATTTCTACCCCTCGGATTACGTCAACAATCCCGGCATCATCGCCCGCCACAACCGCATGGTTTCGATCAATATGGCCATGGCCATCGACCTGACCGGCCAGGTGGCGGCGGACGCCCTGCCCTACAACCACTTTTCGGGGGTCACCGGCATGGTCGATTTCATGCGCGGCGCGGTGGCCTCCAAGGGCGGCAAATCCATCCTGATGATGCCGTCGCGGCACTTCGCCACCCACCAGAGCCGCATCGTCCCTCAGTTGCAGGATATGGCCGTGGTGGTGCCCCGCGGCGACGTGCATCACGTCGTCACTGAGTATGGCGCGGTCAACCTCTTCGGTAAAAGCCTGCAGGAAAGGGCCATGGCGATGATCAGCATCGCCCATCCGGATGATCGTGAGGCACTTTTCCGGGAGGCCCAAAGGCAGGGTCTGCTCGGGCCGGAGCGCACCCTGCGGGAAACCCTGCAGGGCATTTACCCGGTCCAGCTGGAGGAAAAAATCGAAGTCGGCGGGGAAATCGTCACCATCCGGCCGGTCAAACGGGTGGACGAAAGAAGGCTCCAGGAACATTTCTACAACCTGGCGGAAGAGGATATCATCTCGCGTTTTTTTCATCTCAAGAAGCGTTTCGGCCGCAGCGAAATGGAAAAAATTTTCGAGATCGACTACGTCAAAAACCTGAGCGTCGTGGCGCTGGTGGGAGAGTTCGGCTTCGGGCGGATTATCGGGGTGGGGGAATACCTGCTGGACCCCTCCAGCAACATGACCGAGGTGGCCTTTACGGTCCAGCGCGCCTACCAGGGCAAGGGGATCGGCCGGCTGATTATCAAGAAGTTGGCCGAAGCGGCGCGGGAAAACGGCATTTCCGGGTTCGTGGCCTACACCGCGCCGGAGAACAAAAAGATGATCAACCTCTTTCACAGCCTGCCCTACGCGGTCAAAAGCACCTTCGAGGAAGGCTTCCTGGTTCTCACCAGCCGGTTCGACAGCCCCAAGAAGGCCTGATGCCGGCAGGCCCTGCCCTCCGGGAGGAATTTCAGCATGCCGATGGCACCCGAATACCTGCAACCGACGGCCATCCTTGACAGCGGTCACCCCGAGGTGCGTCGCTACGCCCTGGCGGCCGTAGGAGATGCGCGAGACGATGCCGCCGTGGCGGCGGTAAGGCTTTTCTACGCCGTCCGGGACGACATCTGGTACGATCCCTACGTTGCCTTTTACCGCGCCGAACACTATCGCGCCAGCAGTGTGCTCAAAAGCCGCCGCGGCTTCTGCATCAGCAAAGCCGGTCTGCTGTGCGCCCTGGGGCGGGCCTGCGGAATCCCCTCGCGCTTGGGTTTTGCCGATGTTCGGAACCATCTCGCCACCCGTGAGTTGATCGCGCGCATGGGCGGCGACCTGTTCGTCTACCACGGCTTCACCGAATTTTACCTGGGCGGCAGGTGGATCAAGGCCACCCCCACTTTCAACAAGGAACTCTGCCGCAAGCACCGCGTGGCGCCGCTGGAGTTCGACGGCCGCACGGATGCCGTCTTTCAGCCTTTCAACCTGGAGGCGGCCCAGTACATGACCTATGTGCGCTACCACGCGCCCCAGGCCGACATCCCGCTGGAGGCCATTTTGGCGGCCTGGCGAGCGGCGTACGGCGAACAGCGGGTGGAGAGTTGGATCGCGGCCATCGAGGCCGCAGGCGGGCGCTCGGCCCAGGACTTCAGCCGCGAGACGGTCTGGCGAGGTCCCCAAAACAGTCACGGCTAAACCGGGCCGGGCTGCGCGCGGCCGGAAAGGGGTAGATGCTCTCGGGGGGATGGACCCAAAAAATTGCGCTGATGCTGATGGCCTGCGGGTTTCTGGTCTTCGGGATTGGGCTGCTGATCGCAGCCTACG from Desulfobacteraceae bacterium includes:
- a CDS encoding transglutaminase-like domain-containing protein translates to MPMAPEYLQPTAILDSGHPEVRRYALAAVGDARDDAAVAAVRLFYAVRDDIWYDPYVAFYRAEHYRASSVLKSRRGFCISKAGLLCALGRACGIPSRLGFADVRNHLATRELIARMGGDLFVYHGFTEFYLGGRWIKATPTFNKELCRKHRVAPLEFDGRTDAVFQPFNLEAAQYMTYVRYHAPQADIPLEAILAAWRAAYGEQRVESWIAAIEAAGGRSAQDFSRETVWRGPQNSHG
- a CDS encoding GNAT family N-acetyltransferase, which codes for MARRSLYWADAYVEKKLSAKEAIGRIRPGTRVFIGSSCGEPQHLVKALAEASNFFLDIEIMRLLTLETVPLSIIADDSSGRNLNIRSFYLGSAAAANISERRRFITPLNLSAIPRLFKSRGLPIHTALIQVSPPDDFGWMSLGVAVDITLAAAQSADWVIAQVNPRMPRVLGQSFIHVNDVDVVVEHEEELLTIGELPELDTAGQIGRLVASLIEDGSTIDICLGATPHATLMALSEKNDLGIHSQYLTDGMMTLVSKGIITNRRKGFNDGQIVASSAVGTTNFYEFLDDNPSINFYPSDYVNNPGIIARHNRMVSINMAMAIDLTGQVAADALPYNHFSGVTGMVDFMRGAVASKGGKSILMMPSRHFATHQSRIVPQLQDMAVVVPRGDVHHVVTEYGAVNLFGKSLQERAMAMISIAHPDDREALFREAQRQGLLGPERTLRETLQGIYPVQLEEKIEVGGEIVTIRPVKRVDERRLQEHFYNLAEEDIISRFFHLKKRFGRSEMEKIFEIDYVKNLSVVALVGEFGFGRIIGVGEYLLDPSSNMTEVAFTVQRAYQGKGIGRLIIKKLAEAARENGISGFVAYTAPENKKMINLFHSLPYAVKSTFEEGFLVLTSRFDSPKKA